A single Mytilus trossulus isolate FHL-02 chromosome 12, PNRI_Mtr1.1.1.hap1, whole genome shotgun sequence DNA region contains:
- the LOC134693249 gene encoding E3 ubiquitin-protein ligase TRIM71-like has translation MATSIPICDICITHDISTFASGWCLECEEAICSDCEKQHGCMKLTKHHKIISVDNNKMSTSNLESEQECNDHSRKIDFFCLKHSQPCCVTCIFEKHKRCQELKPLPEVEKGMTSFDSSFANLEDRVEDIIESITGLVKEKQENKTRLEVQKNNIITEVQTIRRSINRHFDKVQQSLMEGLEKEEKAQNERIDMCIEKLSVILKKVDKLSSKLEQAKQHKSEFQAFIAAFEWDKTIEKEEKDWISLQTDKISDRVDIELDLSPILMEFEKELTEFGKIEVTYSPSKKLLLENPPNQGQSVTSASSAINKIHLTNICSFQTPPGTSTETLITDIDMLDDGRIILADNSSNRRLVLMSQEGELIKIIQLNDTCFGVAVIDKTTIATTLVKKKKIAIIDIDSSEIQRFISMSEDCYGLSLAGESLVVSLDDPTFQFVNLSGKVVSSVWKADYADYCCVHNNKLYYATSSGDSVFEAKLNGDIVWKSYCQKYDFPDGITTDASGNVFVACKSSKKVLVFGKDGKDFRVLLTKENGLNNPRAIHYKREMNILLVCNLSGQCFLYKVTN, from the coding sequence ATGGCGACGTCAATACCAATATGCGACATTTGCATCACTCATGACATATCAACATTTGCTTCCGGTTGGTGTTTAGAATGTGAAGAAGCTATCTGCAGTGATTGTGAAAAACAGCATGGCTGTATGAAATTAACAAAGCATCATAAAATTATATCTGTAGACAATAACAAGATGTCAACTTCCAATCTTGAATCAGAGCAGGAATGCAATGACCATTCCCGAAAGATagatttcttttgtttaaaacaCTCTCAACCATGCTGTGTTACCTGCatttttgaaaaacacaaaagatgtCAAGAATTGAAGCCATTACCGGAAGTCGAAAAGGGGATGACGTCATTCGATAGTTCGTTTGCAAATTTAGAGGACAGAGTAGAGGATATAATTGAAAGTATTACCGGTCTTGTAAAGgagaaacaagaaaataaaacaagattaGAAgttcaaaaaaataacattataacCGAAGTTCAAACTATTCGAAGGTCAATAAATAGACACTTTGATAAAGTTCAACAGAGTCTAATGGAAGGactagaaaaagaagaaaaggcGCAAAACGAAAGAATAGATATGTGTATTGAGAAGCTTTCAGTAATCCTGAAGAAAGTTGACAAATTATCAAGTAAGTTGGAACAAGCAAAGCAACATAAATCAGAGTTCCAGGCTTTTATTGCTGCTTTTGAATGggacaaaacaattgaaaaagaagaaaaagattgGATTTCTTTGCAAACAGATAAAATATCAGATAGAGTTGATATTGAGTTAGATCTCTCTCCGATACTTATGGAGTTTGAAAAAGAGTTAACTGAATTTGGAAAGATAGAAGTGACGTACTCTCCATCTAAGAAACTTCTATTAGAGAATCCTCCAAACCAAGGACAATCAGTGACCTCTGCATCAAGCGCCATTAATAAAATACacctaacaaatatttgttcttttCAAACACCACCCGGGACATCGACGGAAACACTTATAACAGACATAGATATGTTAGATGATGGACGAATTATCCTAGCCGACAATTCGTCAAACAGACGTCTTGTTTTAATGAGTCAAGAAGGTGAACTTATCAAAATCATACAACTAAATGATACATGTTTCGGTGTTGCAGTTATAGACAAAACAACAATTGCTACAACATTagtaaaaaagaagaaaattgctATCATCGACATCGACTCATCGGAAATACAACGATTTATATCAATGAGCGAGGATTGTTACGGATTATCTCTCGCAGGTGAATCATTAGTAGTCAGCCTCGATGACCCCACATTCCAGTTCGTTAATCTCTCTGGTAAAGTTGTATCTTCTGTTTGGAAAGCTGATTATGCCGATTATTGTTGCGTTCATAACAACAAACTGTATTATGCAACCTCAAGTGGCGACTCGGTATTCGAGGCGAAATTGAACGGAGATATTGTCTGGAAATCTTACTGCCAGAAATACGATTTTCCAGATGGTATAACGACCGATGCTTCTGGTAATGTCTTTGTTGCTTGCAAGAGTAGTAAGAAAGTATTAGTCTTTGGTAAAGATGGCAAGGATTTTAGAGTTCTCTTGACCAAAGAAAATGGATTGAACAATCCAAGAGCTATACATTACAAACGTGAAATGAACATACTTCTTGTGTGTAATTTATCCGGACAATGTTTTTTATACAAAGTTACAAATTGA